In Acidobacteriota bacterium, one genomic interval encodes:
- a CDS encoding glutathione S-transferase family protein yields MKLYWCPQTRSSRAVWMLEEAGVDYELVHVDVTKPERTPEHLAASPMGKVPALEDGDVKMWDSAAICLYVADRYASGRLAPALDDPLRARFVHWLIYSAAMIEPAMFESGLRTVVPEEHQAEAFNPGRLGWGSFEKTIEVWEKGLGDGPWILGDEFSAADVMLGSSAVFLRMFGMLPESPVLEAYGDRCMARPAFQKAQAAEVPG; encoded by the coding sequence ATGAAGCTCTACTGGTGCCCCCAGACGCGGTCCAGCCGCGCCGTCTGGATGCTTGAGGAGGCGGGTGTCGACTACGAGCTCGTGCACGTCGACGTCACGAAGCCGGAGCGGACTCCGGAACACCTGGCCGCGAGCCCGATGGGCAAGGTGCCCGCACTCGAGGACGGCGACGTGAAGATGTGGGACTCGGCGGCGATCTGCCTGTACGTCGCCGATCGCTACGCCTCCGGCCGGCTGGCGCCGGCGCTCGACGATCCGCTGCGCGCCCGCTTCGTGCACTGGCTGATCTACTCCGCCGCGATGATCGAGCCGGCGATGTTCGAGTCGGGCCTCCGGACCGTCGTACCCGAGGAGCACCAGGCGGAAGCGTTCAATCCTGGCCGGCTGGGCTGGGGCAGTTTCGAGAAGACGATCGAGGTCTGGGAGAAGGGCCTTGGGGATGGCCCGTGGATCCTGGGCGACGAGTTCAGCGCCGCCGACGTGATGCTGGGCAGCAGCGCCGTCTTCCTGCGCATGTTCGGGATGCTCCCGGAGTCGCCGGTGCTCGAGGCCTACGGCGACCGTTGCATGGCCAGACCCGCCTTCCAGAAGGCGCAGGCGGCGGAGGTTCCGGGCTGA